One Coffea eugenioides isolate CCC68of chromosome 2, Ceug_1.0, whole genome shotgun sequence genomic window, TCAAACAAATAGCTGACTATCAGAATAAAGATTGCAAACACAAATAAGATCCATCAGAAGGTAAGAGAAACGACCATAAGTTTAATGATCAAGGTAGTAACTTGTGAGCACTTCAGCAAGTGAATTATACCTTGTATGCAATTCCTTGCCACGGTTCATTAGCTAAATACTGAGAAGATGTTCTGACAACTTACTCAAGCAAGGTTCGCTGCAACACTCGAAGAGATCAGcctgccactctgatccatcTGCATCCGTCCTTAATTTGGTTGACTCCCACCTAGGATCAGATGTTTCACTGTAATGAATTAACCATGAAGATAATGAATACTAGTACTCGTAATAGACTTTCACAGATCCTAATCCTAACAAGACAACAACTACCCGGGTTCAATATAAGGTTGCAAATTGAGGGCGAGAGCAGGCACATTGACCACATTTTCAGTAACATCAATGAGATGCTCAATCACTCTGTACTGCTTTGGATCATTATTCTCCCTTAACCGGTGCAGTTCAAACAGCAGCTTATCTTTCTCTTCTTGGAGGGCCTCATGGATTTGCAAATCAGGATACCTACGAGACAGTGACTTCTCCAACACACTCGCATCTTTCTTGGAACGATCGGGTTTGAGAATGACGTTTTGGGCCTCTACATCCTCTTCATCCAGGGTATACTCCTTATGATCCTCTTCAATTGCCTCCAAGCTCTCTTTTACATTCTGTTATATGCTCACATGTTATTTGTATAGAAATTTCCATCACTAATGGTCTAATAGCACTGGGACGGAGGAATAAAACGATAGTTGGCTTCGATGCACATTTTTCCTCCCTTAATTGAAAGGAGGAATGATATCCTATGTTACGATATAAGTACAACTTAGCTGAATATTCAAGAATCAAAGTCGATTCTCCTGAATTCTTGGCCACTAAATATTCGCCATAAGAAagaatgcatttttttttttttgcacagtTAAATAGTAGGCATACCTGAAGCCTAAACTCGTGGACAAGAGAAATCAAAGGAACGAGCTTGAGGTAACGATCAATCTCGTCTTGCACTTGGCGGAACTGATAGACAACGTTCCACCCCAATGAAATCATGTACAGATAGCTCTTATCTCTGCAATTCTCCACCAAGTCGAGGGCTTTTTTCAGGGCTTCCTCAAGCTGCGCCAATGGCTCAGCAGTGGCCGCCAGTTTCATCAGGTCCGTAGATTTGAGCTTCTCCAGCAAGTTTCCAATCATCCTCACATGATCTGCTAGCTGCTGGCAGTTGTTCTTGTGCGTTATAGCGTTTCTGGCTGCTGTTGTTATGAGGTTTATCAAGCCCATCGCGTCTGCTCTTGTTGCCTTTCCAGTGCCCTCCATGTTAATATATTATAAGAGTCTGGCACCGAAACTGGAAATGTGATTTTACTTCCTTCTTTATAAGAATACTAGTACATGATAAACTCATAGTTGAAGCAtttaattttttagtttttcttctCATCTTAGATGTTTATACATACCTTTAGGCTGTGATTAGTGATGCGTGATTGCCTTTTTCTGGTCTAACTTCATGATTGCACAACTTTGGCTGCTGTCATGGTACATTAGTATTACCCTTTTGCCCTCTATTGCCTTGTTTACTGACTCATTTGTCCAACTCTGAAGGCTCGAGATGGCGACTGCGCTAAGCTTTTGGTTACGCGGTCTAAAGTGCGACGCTATTTAGCACAAGAAGGAtgatttcagaaacctcccccgAGGTTTTTTATAATATCACACAGTTCccttgaaattttaaaaatctcaCTTATATCCCTTAAATTGACCTTTATTGTAACATTTTAGCTCCTTTGGAAGAAATATAAGAAAGATACAACTTTTATTCCAATAATGCCCTTATGTTATCCTACTTATGAAATTTAttacaacaataataaaataaggttaaaattttataaggtgtaaatttcttgacataaattatttattttagttgtattgaaacaaaaaataatttacaCCTTGAAAAATTCACACGTATGAAGaaattattttagttttctATATTCCCTAATAAACTACACCATgaattaaacatatttttccaACAAATATCTTGACTTCCTTAATTGTAATCTTAACTGTTCACGAAATTTTTTAAGGTATTAATTACTCAACAAAATCCTCATAAGTGGTTGACCTTGATTAGATTCAATTTATCCATGTCTTTTGCTACTCCCCACAACAATTCCAATATAAAGAAATACAGACCATTATTAGCTAGcaatttttttctaatttacACTTTTcggttttaaaattttattttgttttagcTTTTTGGTTAAATAGTTATTAAGAGCAAGGGCAATGTTGTCAATTTGTGACATTTGATAGGAATATTTAGTCTTGCCAAGTTGATAAGGGAGGTAAGTAAGACTTTAAAAAGTTTAGAAGAGCTGAGTGATATTATGACAAATTTTatgggaggtttctgaaattatcccacaCAAGAATTAAGAAGAGAGGAGCATTCTGCCTAATATACTCTACATGGTCGTGTATTAACAAAGACAGCTTAATTTATTCGAGATCCGTATGCAGACTTACTCGAAGGAACACTGATGTTAATGACAGATATATGCAGGACATCGAAACTGTTACCTTACCATATcaatgggaaaaaaaatgaaggctGGATGGATTGGATACAAAAATGAAGCGCAAAGTTCTTAACCTTGGGGTCATGAATTAGTCATCCTTACACCAGATCGTCGATATGTCCGAGTGGTTAAGGAGACAGACTCGAAATCTGTTGGGCTCTGCCTGCGCAGGTTCGAATCCTGCTGTCGACGAGTTTAATACATTTTCCTCCACCCACCGTCAGCTGCATGACACCAACTGGCGAAATACTTTGCAAGTTCTTTTTGCCAAATTCTATCTAaaagttattattattactttttcacgTGATTTGGAAAAAGAGACTCTTTGCAATTGACTTTTATAAACGAATTTCTACATAAAACAGTTACTTGAAGTAGATGCTTTTTGgcaaattgtagccttatgggGCATTTTTTAGAAGCCGAAAAGTTCAGTAAAATAGAACAGTTAGAAGAAGAGTGGATCCANNNNNNNNNNNNN contains:
- the LOC113763310 gene encoding protein MID1-COMPLEMENTING ACTIVITY 1-like isoform X2, whose amino-acid sequence is MEGTGKATRADAMGLINLITTAARNAITHKNNCQQLADHVRMIGNLLEKLKSTDLMKLAATAEPLAQLEEALKKALDLVENCRDKSYLYMISLGWNVVYQFRQVQDEIDRYLKLVPLISLVHEFRLQNVKESLEAIEEDHKEYTLDEEDVEAQNVILKPDRSKKDASVLEKSLSRRYPDLQIHEALQEEKDKLLFELHRLRENNDPKQYRVIEHLIDVTENVVNVPALALNLQPYIEPGWESTKLRTDADGSEWQADLFECCSEPCLSMKACIYPCGIFSRIANVVSCGKITREEALNNLMAYSLFCGCCCYTCCIRGKVRKLFGIEGGSCDDFLTHLMCCCCALVQEWRELELRDFEGCQRRKNIAPPYQCMNP
- the LOC113763310 gene encoding protein MID1-COMPLEMENTING ACTIVITY 1-like isoform X1 — encoded protein: MEGTGKATRADAMGLINLITTAARNAITHKNNCQQLADHVRMIGNLLEKLKSTDLMKLAATAEPLAQLEEALKKALDLVENCRDKSYLYMISLGWNVVYQFRQVQDEIDRYLKLVPLISLVHEFRLQNVKESLEAIEEDHKEYTLDEEDVEAQNVILKPDRSKKDASVLEKSLSRRYPDLQIHEALQEEKDKLLFELHRLRENNDPKQYRVIEHLIDVTENVVNVPALALNLQPYIEPGETSDPRWESTKLRTDADGSEWQADLFECCSEPCLSMKACIYPCGIFSRIANVVSCGKITREEALNNLMAYSLFCGCCCYTCCIRGKVRKLFGIEGGSCDDFLTHLMCCCCALVQEWRELELRDFEGCQRRKNIAPPYQCMNP